In the Tenrec ecaudatus isolate mTenEca1 chromosome 16, mTenEca1.hap1, whole genome shotgun sequence genome, one interval contains:
- the ISCU gene encoding iron-sulfur cluster assembly enzyme ISCU produces MAAARAGRLRRAVSLLLFRSERLPARELSAPARFYHKKVVDHYENPRNVGSLDKTSKNVGTGLVGAPACGDVMKLQIQVDEKGKIVDARFKTFGCGSAIASSSLATEWVKGKTVEEALTIKNTDIAKELCLPPVKLHCSMLAEDAIKAALADYKLKQGPKQGQAEK; encoded by the exons ATGGCGGCCGCTAGAGCGGGCCGTCTGCGCCGGGCCGTGTCGCTCCTGCTGTTCCGGAGCGAACGCCTGCCCGCCCGGGAGCTGTCGGCCCCAGCTCGGTTCTATCACAAGAAG GTTGTTGATCACTACGAGAACCCCAGAAACGTGGGGTCCTTGGACAAGACATCTAAAAATGTTGGAACTGGCTTGGTGGGCGCTCCAGCCTGTGGGGATGTCATGAAGCTGCAG ATCCAGGTGGACGAGAAGGGAAAGATCGTGGACGCCAGGTTTAAGACGTTCGGCTGCGGGTCCGCAATCGCCTCCAGCTCGCTTGCCACcgagtgggtgaaggggaaaacG gtTGAAGAAGCCTTGACCATCAAAAACACCGACATCGCCAAGGAGCTGTGTCTGCCGCCTGTGAAGCTGCACTGCTCCA tGCTGGCCGAGGACGCCATCAAGGCCGCCCTGGCGGACTACAAGCTGAAACAAGGGCCCAAGCAAGGTCAAGCAGAGAAGTGA